TGTTACTAATTTTGAGTTGTAAATTGGATCTGGTAATACGTCTCTTTTTACAACTTTCCCTTTACGAGGCATAAGGTAATTCCTCCTTTCGAAATGGTTTATTTTCTAGAATTATACTTATTTTATGACTATTTCTTTTTGACAGGTGCTGGCCTTTTTGCTCCGTATTTGGAACGACTTTGCATTCTGTTTGCTACTGATGTCGTGTCAAGAGTACCTCTGATAATGTGGTAACGAACACCAGGTAAATCTTTTACACGACCACCACGAATTAAAACAACGCTATGTTCTTGAAGTTTGTGTCCGATACCAGGAATATATGCATTGACTTCTCCGCCGTTTGATAAACGTACACGAGCATATTTTCTTAACGCTGAGTTAGGT
The sequence above is a segment of the Bacillota bacterium genome. Coding sequences within it:
- the rpsL gene encoding 30S ribosomal protein S12 yields the protein MPTINQLIKKGRHDKVKKSKAPQLNIGFNSLQKKYTDISSPQKRGVCVRVATMTPKKPNSALRKYARVRLSNGGEVNAYIPGIGHKLQEHSVVLIRGGRVKDLPGVRYHIIRGTLDTTSVANRMQSRSKYGAKRPAPVKKK